A window of Natrinema versiforme contains these coding sequences:
- the purL gene encoding phosphoribosylformylglycinamidine synthase subunit PurL produces the protein MSLADSDRELVVSELGREPTRAEVALFENLWSEHCAYRSSRPLLSAFDSEGEQVVVGPGDDAAVVALDDETYITLGIESHNHPSYVDPFDGAATGVGGIVRDTLSMGAYPIALADSLYFGEFDDDHSQYLFEGVVEGISHYGNCIGVPTVAGSVDFHPDYEGNPLVNVACVGLTDDERLVTAEAQEPGNKLVLVGNGTGRDGLGGASFASEDLAEDAETEDRPAVQVGDPYSEKLLIEANEALVDETLIESARDLGAAGLGGASSELVAKGGLGADIELERVHQREPNMNALEILLAESQERMCYEVAPENVDRVREIAERFDLGCSVIGEVTDGNYTCTFEGETVVDVDAYFLGEGAPMNDLASEEPAQPETDRPEVGLEAAFDAVVSSPSTASKRWVYRQYDHEVGVRTSVGPGDDAAIIAVREAQQGLAISSGAAPNWTDAAPYEGARAIALENATNIAAKGATPLAAVDCLNGGNPEKPDVYGGFTGIVDGLAEMCETLSTPVVGGNVSLYNDSVAGPIPPTPTLAMVGAKDGYDAPPLSVESAGDLLLVGDLGLEAGDTRLGGSEYLAQFGGSDRFPDLPDDPAGLIEALAAVADADSTLAVHDISHGGLAVALAEMVTEDAGLEVSIPSEDPAGALFGEQPGRALIQTESVEAVREAFDGVAPVVELGAATDDGTLAVEIGDRTIETDAAAIRERRATIERELE, from the coding sequence ATGAGTCTTGCCGATTCGGACCGCGAACTCGTCGTTTCCGAGCTGGGGCGGGAACCGACTCGAGCGGAGGTGGCGCTGTTCGAGAACCTCTGGAGCGAGCACTGCGCGTACCGCTCCTCGCGACCGCTGCTGTCGGCGTTCGACAGCGAGGGCGAGCAGGTCGTCGTCGGGCCGGGCGACGACGCGGCGGTCGTCGCGTTGGACGACGAGACGTACATCACGCTGGGCATCGAGAGCCACAACCACCCCTCCTACGTCGACCCGTTCGACGGCGCGGCGACCGGCGTCGGCGGCATCGTCCGGGATACCCTCTCGATGGGTGCTTACCCCATCGCGCTCGCGGACTCGCTGTACTTCGGCGAGTTCGACGACGACCACTCGCAGTACCTCTTCGAGGGGGTCGTCGAGGGGATCAGCCACTACGGGAACTGTATCGGCGTGCCGACGGTCGCCGGTAGCGTCGATTTCCACCCCGATTACGAGGGCAATCCGCTGGTCAACGTCGCTTGCGTCGGCCTGACCGACGACGAGCGACTCGTTACCGCCGAAGCCCAAGAACCGGGGAACAAGCTCGTGCTCGTCGGCAACGGCACGGGTCGGGACGGACTCGGCGGCGCGAGCTTCGCCAGCGAGGACCTCGCGGAGGACGCCGAGACCGAGGACCGACCCGCGGTGCAGGTCGGCGACCCCTACTCGGAGAAGCTGCTCATCGAGGCCAACGAAGCGCTCGTCGACGAGACCCTGATCGAGTCCGCTCGCGACCTCGGTGCCGCCGGCCTCGGCGGTGCCTCGAGCGAACTGGTCGCCAAGGGCGGCCTCGGCGCCGACATCGAACTCGAGCGGGTCCACCAGCGCGAGCCGAACATGAACGCGCTGGAGATCCTGCTCGCCGAATCGCAGGAGCGGATGTGTTACGAGGTCGCACCCGAGAACGTCGACCGCGTGCGCGAGATCGCCGAGCGGTTCGACCTCGGCTGCTCGGTCATCGGCGAAGTCACCGACGGCAACTACACCTGCACGTTCGAGGGCGAAACCGTCGTCGACGTCGATGCCTACTTCCTCGGCGAGGGCGCGCCGATGAACGATCTCGCGTCCGAGGAACCGGCACAGCCGGAAACGGACCGCCCCGAGGTCGGCCTCGAGGCGGCCTTCGACGCCGTCGTCTCGAGTCCGAGCACCGCCTCGAAGCGGTGGGTCTACCGGCAGTACGACCACGAGGTCGGCGTGCGGACGAGCGTCGGGCCGGGCGACGACGCCGCCATTATTGCGGTCCGTGAAGCCCAGCAGGGACTCGCGATTTCGTCGGGTGCCGCGCCGAACTGGACCGACGCCGCACCCTACGAGGGGGCCCGCGCGATCGCGCTCGAGAACGCGACGAACATCGCGGCCAAGGGCGCGACGCCGCTGGCCGCGGTCGACTGTCTCAACGGCGGCAACCCCGAGAAACCGGACGTGTACGGCGGCTTCACGGGCATCGTCGACGGACTCGCGGAAATGTGCGAGACGCTGTCGACGCCGGTCGTCGGCGGCAATGTCTCGCTGTACAACGACTCCGTCGCGGGACCCATCCCGCCGACGCCGACGCTGGCGATGGTCGGCGCCAAGGACGGCTACGACGCGCCGCCGCTGTCGGTCGAGTCCGCGGGCGACCTGCTTCTCGTCGGCGACCTCGGCCTCGAGGCCGGCGATACTCGCCTCGGCGGCTCCGAGTACCTCGCGCAGTTCGGCGGCAGCGACCGGTTCCCCGACCTGCCCGACGACCCCGCAGGCCTGATCGAGGCGCTGGCCGCGGTCGCCGATGCGGACTCGACGCTCGCGGTCCACGACATCAGCCACGGCGGACTCGCCGTCGCCCTCGCCGAAATGGTCACCGAGGACGCCGGCCTCGAGGTGTCGATCCCGAGCGAGGACCCCGCGGGCGCGCTGTTCGGCGAACAGCCGGGTCGCGCGCTGATCCAGACCGAGTCCGTCGAGGCAGTTCGCGAGGCGTTCGACGGCGTCGCGCCCGTCGTCGAACTCGGCGCTGCGACCGACGACGGGACGCTCGCAGTCGAGATCGGCGACCGAACGATCGAGACCGACGCGGCCGCGATCCGCGAGCGACGCGCGACGATCGAACGGGAACTCGAGTGA
- a CDS encoding response regulator — MTTDTPSVLIVEDEPDLANLYTAWLEEECTVERAADGADALAAIDDSIDVVLLDRRMPGLSGSTVLETIRDRGLECRVAMVTAVEPDFEIIEMGFDDYLVKPVSQDELVGVIDQLLLRTTYDEQLREFFALASKKALLDDQKNEAERRSSQEYAELRDRLAVRRVEVDDTMQELLARDGYRQLCRDIASDSVVRE, encoded by the coding sequence ATGACTACCGACACCCCATCCGTCCTGATCGTCGAAGACGAACCCGACCTCGCGAACCTCTATACCGCGTGGCTCGAGGAGGAGTGTACCGTCGAGAGGGCCGCCGACGGGGCCGACGCGCTGGCGGCGATCGACGACTCGATCGACGTCGTCCTCCTCGACCGGCGGATGCCGGGGCTCTCGGGGTCGACCGTCCTCGAGACGATTCGGGACCGAGGCCTCGAGTGCCGGGTCGCGATGGTGACGGCGGTCGAGCCCGACTTCGAGATCATCGAGATGGGGTTCGACGACTACCTGGTCAAACCCGTTTCGCAGGACGAACTGGTCGGCGTTATCGATCAACTGCTGCTCCGGACGACCTACGACGAGCAGCTCCGGGAGTTCTTCGCGCTCGCCTCGAAGAAGGCGCTACTGGACGATCAGAAGAACGAGGCCGAACGCCGCTCGAGTCAGGAGTACGCCGAACTCAGAGACCGGCTGGCAGTCCGCCGGGTCGAGGTCGACGACACGATGCAGGAGCTCTTGGCCCGGGACGGCTACCGCCAACTCTGTCGCGATATTGCGAGCGACTCCGTCGTCCGGGAGTGA
- a CDS encoding class I SAM-dependent methyltransferase, with the protein MTQPNRTDDAVKDLVRQHWNDRAATFDDASHHGIHTDEQRERWLSVLREWTGDDPLRALDVGCGTGVVSLLLAELGHDVTGVDFAPEMLERARTKAERADRSVAFHRGDAESLAVPDDAVELLTARHLTWTLPNPSTAIDEWQRVVEPGGDILLIEGYWDHDEPWDEYEAIHDELPMYDGRPPADLREFLARNGLTEIEHEPLSDPALWGREPHHEYYVMTGTVPR; encoded by the coding sequence ATGACACAACCGAATCGGACCGACGACGCCGTCAAGGACCTCGTCCGACAGCACTGGAACGACCGCGCCGCGACGTTCGACGACGCGAGCCATCACGGCATCCACACTGACGAACAGCGCGAGCGGTGGCTGTCGGTTCTCCGCGAGTGGACCGGTGACGACCCCCTGCGAGCCCTCGACGTCGGCTGTGGGACCGGCGTCGTGTCGCTGCTGCTGGCGGAACTTGGCCACGACGTTACCGGCGTGGACTTCGCCCCGGAGATGCTCGAGCGTGCACGGACGAAAGCTGAACGGGCCGACCGCTCGGTTGCCTTCCACCGTGGGGACGCGGAGTCGCTCGCGGTTCCCGACGACGCCGTCGAACTGCTCACGGCCCGCCACCTCACCTGGACGCTTCCGAACCCCAGTACGGCGATCGACGAGTGGCAGCGCGTCGTCGAACCGGGCGGCGACATCCTCCTGATCGAGGGGTACTGGGACCACGACGAGCCGTGGGACGAGTACGAGGCAATCCACGACGAGTTGCCGATGTACGACGGCCGCCCGCCCGCCGACCTCCGCGAGTTCCTCGCGCGGAACGGCCTGACGGAGATCGAGCACGAACCGCTGTCGGACCCGGCGCTGTGGGGCCGAGAGCCCCACCACGAGTATTACGTCATGACCGGAACGGTCCCCCGCTAA
- a CDS encoding PAS domain-containing sensor histidine kinase — protein sequence MRSVPIVDRVTDAFFALDTGFRFTYLNERAETLLKRSREDLIGRVMWDEFPQTVETQFPDGFHRAMDEQVPVSFEIYHTHLETWFEARAYPSTTGLSVYMRDVTERRAQETTVAQHAAVVEAIRDAVITLDRNREIVAINGATETLLGADRSALDGEHVETLTELAGIDDQHAVDIGQAITDVDVGNADRRQLELPYTGPDGDDRMGEFRFVPIEDDTATVAAVVRDITDQHEYDRVVTSLHEITRWLLESDDPEEICAISVHAGGDLLDLPISGVWLLEEEQGYLEPVAGTAGAHDEFGGLPRFNPGEGLVWDVFEAGEVERFDDLETVGELYNPDTPLRSEIIAPIGTHGVLMTGALDPDRFDETDVDLISTLVENTRAALDRADRERVLRDRTAELERQTERLEAVADVLSTDLKDQLTAVADALEDDTADEWEFPLAEDTVETTLDRAEGLVDDVREFARNASAVGTRSRLRLESAITDAVSESRLDADSVIVDGSAALRADPDRFVHLLETAFDSAVARADGDVNVTIQIGLVGFEDGGSRGFFLLDDAAEIPPNAHDRVLDPTHDDDTAIDGLGLALVRAIAEAHDWECTVSNGANGGTRIEIRDVTTLERRLE from the coding sequence ATGCGATCCGTGCCGATCGTCGACCGGGTGACGGACGCCTTTTTCGCACTCGATACCGGCTTTCGGTTCACGTATCTCAACGAGCGGGCCGAAACGCTGCTCAAGCGCTCCCGCGAGGACCTGATCGGACGGGTCATGTGGGACGAGTTCCCCCAGACCGTCGAGACGCAGTTTCCGGACGGATTCCACCGCGCGATGGACGAACAGGTCCCGGTCTCCTTCGAGATTTATCACACGCACCTCGAGACCTGGTTCGAAGCGCGGGCCTATCCGTCGACGACCGGACTGTCCGTGTACATGCGCGACGTTACCGAGCGGCGGGCACAGGAGACGACGGTGGCCCAACACGCCGCCGTCGTCGAGGCGATCCGGGACGCCGTCATCACGCTCGATCGCAACCGCGAAATCGTCGCGATCAACGGCGCGACCGAAACCCTCCTCGGGGCGGATCGGTCGGCACTGGACGGCGAGCACGTCGAAACTCTGACCGAACTAGCGGGCATCGACGACCAGCACGCCGTCGATATCGGGCAGGCGATCACCGACGTCGATGTCGGCAACGCGGATCGCCGGCAACTCGAACTCCCCTACACCGGTCCGGACGGCGACGACCGGATGGGCGAGTTCCGGTTCGTCCCGATCGAGGACGACACCGCGACCGTCGCCGCCGTCGTTCGCGATATCACCGATCAACACGAGTACGATCGCGTCGTCACGTCGCTCCACGAGATCACCCGCTGGCTCCTCGAGTCCGACGATCCGGAAGAGATCTGTGCGATCTCGGTCCACGCCGGCGGCGACCTGCTCGACCTCCCGATCAGCGGCGTCTGGCTGCTCGAGGAGGAACAGGGCTATCTCGAGCCCGTGGCCGGGACCGCCGGCGCACACGACGAGTTCGGCGGCCTGCCGCGGTTTAACCCCGGCGAAGGCCTCGTCTGGGACGTCTTCGAGGCCGGCGAGGTCGAACGGTTCGACGACCTCGAGACCGTCGGCGAACTCTACAATCCGGACACGCCGCTCCGGTCGGAGATCATCGCCCCGATCGGCACCCACGGCGTCCTCATGACGGGCGCGCTCGACCCCGACCGATTCGACGAGACCGACGTCGACCTCATCTCGACGCTCGTCGAGAACACGCGGGCCGCCCTCGACCGAGCCGATCGGGAACGGGTCCTCCGGGATCGAACCGCCGAACTCGAGCGCCAGACCGAGCGCCTCGAGGCCGTCGCAGACGTGCTCTCGACCGATCTGAAAGACCAACTCACGGCCGTCGCCGACGCGCTCGAGGACGACACGGCCGACGAGTGGGAGTTCCCGCTGGCCGAGGACACCGTCGAAACGACGCTCGACCGCGCCGAGGGCCTCGTCGACGACGTCCGGGAGTTCGCCCGGAACGCCTCGGCCGTCGGTACCCGCAGTCGGCTCCGCCTCGAGTCGGCGATCACCGACGCCGTCAGCGAGTCACGCCTCGACGCGGACAGCGTCATCGTCGACGGTTCGGCCGCGCTCCGAGCCGATCCCGACCGCTTCGTCCACCTCCTCGAGACGGCCTTCGACAGCGCCGTCGCGCGGGCCGACGGCGACGTGAACGTGACGATTCAGATCGGCCTCGTCGGGTTCGAGGACGGCGGCAGTCGCGGCTTTTTCCTCCTCGACGACGCCGCGGAAATCCCCCCGAACGCACACGACCGCGTGCTCGATCCGACCCACGACGACGACACCGCGATCGACGGGCTCGGCCTCGCTCTCGTCCGGGCCATCGCCGAAGCCCACGACTGGGAGTGTACCGTCTCCAACGGCGCGAACGGCGGGACCCGGATCGAGATTCGGGACGTGACGACCCTCGAGCGCCGCCTCGAGTAG
- the eis gene encoding enhanced intracellular survival protein Eis — MVDYRPIPDERDVFHEYRSYAFRPEEGVPAYDPADHETPRDTLGSRRGVYEDGAADDAKPRSVCRHYWLESRVRGDVHRTAGLASVATPPEYRRRGYVRQLLARSLAEYRDHDVRFSVLWPFRYRFYRQYGWDTCTRLVTHECEPSVLSVASDAVDRDAGSFRRLEADEYEALEPAYETYADRYSLALERDEEWWRHRVFAGSERDPFVYAYERNGQVRGYLVYTMDGTDGDRTMVVSELAAIDHDAVLALLSFCYDHESQVQRVRLRVADDVPLRAIAREPDQIETTVADGPMVRVVDIAETLSAVAYPDRDATVTIAVEDPLAEWNDGTFRLAVSDGRADCRRLRDHETLQSSADVRLDIGALSQLVVGFQSAAALERTGRLETTDASSLETMSTLFPETTVFLGDRF, encoded by the coding sequence ATGGTCGACTATCGTCCCATTCCGGACGAACGGGACGTGTTCCACGAGTATCGCAGCTACGCGTTCCGGCCCGAGGAAGGGGTTCCGGCGTACGATCCCGCGGACCACGAAACGCCGCGGGACACCCTCGGCTCCCGGCGCGGCGTGTACGAGGACGGGGCGGCTGACGACGCAAAGCCGCGCAGCGTCTGTCGGCACTACTGGCTCGAGTCGCGCGTCCGGGGCGATGTCCATCGAACCGCCGGGCTGGCGTCGGTCGCGACCCCGCCCGAGTACCGCCGTCGCGGCTACGTCCGGCAGTTGCTCGCCCGGTCGCTCGCCGAGTATCGCGACCACGACGTGCGGTTCTCGGTCCTGTGGCCGTTCCGGTATCGGTTCTACCGGCAGTACGGCTGGGATACCTGCACTCGGCTCGTCACTCACGAGTGCGAACCGAGCGTGCTCTCGGTCGCGTCCGACGCCGTCGATCGGGACGCGGGGTCGTTCCGCCGACTCGAGGCCGACGAGTACGAGGCGCTCGAACCGGCCTACGAGACGTACGCCGACCGGTACTCGCTCGCCCTCGAGCGCGACGAGGAGTGGTGGCGACACCGCGTCTTCGCCGGCTCCGAGCGGGACCCCTTCGTCTACGCGTACGAGCGCAACGGGCAGGTACGAGGATATCTCGTCTACACGATGGACGGGACGGACGGCGATCGGACGATGGTCGTCTCCGAACTCGCCGCCATCGATCACGACGCCGTGCTGGCGCTGCTGTCCTTTTGCTACGATCACGAGTCACAGGTTCAGCGCGTTCGCCTCCGCGTGGCCGACGACGTGCCGCTTCGTGCGATCGCTCGAGAGCCGGACCAGATCGAGACGACCGTCGCGGACGGGCCGATGGTCCGCGTCGTCGACATCGCGGAGACGCTGTCCGCAGTCGCCTACCCCGACCGCGACGCGACCGTGACGATCGCCGTCGAGGACCCGCTCGCCGAGTGGAACGACGGCACGTTCCGCCTCGCGGTCTCGGACGGTCGCGCCGACTGTCGCCGACTGCGCGATCACGAGACTCTGCAGTCGTCCGCCGACGTTCGCCTCGATATCGGCGCGCTCTCCCAGCTCGTCGTCGGGTTCCAGTCCGCGGCCGCTCTCGAGCGAACGGGGCGACTCGAGACGACGGACGCGTCGTCGCTCGAGACGATGTCGACGCTGTTTCCCGAAACGACGGTCTTTCTCGGAGACCGGTTTTGA
- a CDS encoding pyridoxal phosphate-dependent aminotransferase — MTFELSDRVRTVPPSGIRRFFEIAEERDEVISLGVGEPDFATPWAARDAAITSLEQGKTSYTANRGKRELREAIADYVADRFELGYDPDEEILVTAGASEAVDLAFRAFVDPGDTVAIAQPSYISYEPGVIFAGGEVLPVPTREEDDFRLTVEGLEAAGAADADMLVLCYPNNPTGAIMPAEDLEPVAEFAREHDLTVLSDEIYAELTYDGEHTSIASFEGMRERTIVFNGFSKAHAMTGLRLGYALGPADAIGAMNKIHQYTMLSAPTTAQHAALEALDSCANEVQEMVDQYDRRRQFVLSRFREIGLDVFEAKGAFYCFPEVPEGFTAEEFAEEVLREQGVAVVPGDVFGDGGEGHLRISYATGLEDLRKALNRIEAFVEEHV, encoded by the coding sequence ATGACGTTCGAACTGTCAGACCGCGTGCGAACGGTGCCGCCCTCGGGCATTCGCCGCTTCTTCGAGATCGCCGAGGAACGCGACGAGGTCATCTCGCTCGGCGTCGGCGAACCCGACTTCGCCACGCCGTGGGCGGCCCGCGACGCGGCGATCACCTCTTTAGAGCAGGGAAAGACCTCCTATACGGCCAACCGGGGCAAGCGCGAACTCCGCGAGGCGATCGCGGACTACGTCGCCGACCGGTTCGAACTTGGCTACGACCCCGACGAGGAGATCCTCGTCACCGCCGGCGCGAGCGAGGCGGTCGATCTGGCCTTCCGGGCGTTCGTCGACCCCGGCGACACGGTCGCGATCGCCCAGCCGTCGTACATCTCCTACGAACCCGGCGTCATCTTCGCCGGCGGCGAGGTGCTACCGGTCCCGACGAGGGAGGAGGACGACTTCCGACTCACCGTCGAGGGCCTCGAGGCGGCCGGCGCGGCCGACGCGGACATGCTGGTCCTCTGTTATCCCAACAACCCGACGGGCGCGATCATGCCCGCCGAAGACCTCGAGCCAGTCGCCGAGTTCGCCCGCGAGCACGATCTGACGGTCCTCTCGGACGAGATCTACGCGGAGCTAACGTACGACGGCGAGCACACATCGATCGCGAGCTTCGAGGGGATGCGTGAGCGCACCATCGTCTTCAACGGCTTCTCGAAGGCCCACGCGATGACCGGCCTCCGACTTGGCTACGCCCTCGGTCCCGCCGACGCCATCGGCGCGATGAACAAGATCCACCAGTATACGATGCTGTCCGCGCCGACGACGGCCCAACACGCCGCCCTCGAGGCGCTCGACTCCTGTGCGAACGAGGTCCAAGAGATGGTCGATCAGTACGATCGCCGCCGGCAGTTCGTCCTCTCGCGATTCCGCGAGATCGGGCTGGACGTCTTCGAGGCCAAGGGCGCGTTCTACTGCTTCCCCGAGGTTCCCGAGGGCTTTACCGCCGAGGAGTTCGCCGAGGAGGTCCTGCGCGAGCAGGGCGTCGCGGTCGTCCCCGGCGACGTCTTCGGCGACGGCGGCGAGGGTCACCTGCGGATCTCCTACGCGACCGGGCTCGAGGACCTGCGGAAGGCGCTGAACCGGATCGAGGCCTTCGTCGAAGAACACGTCTGA
- a CDS encoding Lrp/AsnC family transcriptional regulator, giving the protein MSEREVLELLRENARYSAADIARMTDLEEAEVEATIEELEAAGVVRGYQAVVDWDKLEDERVRAEVELNVTLDRETGYDDIAERLARFPQVKALRLISGDYDFDMEVEGDSIREVSQFISEKVAPVPEITQTVTHYVMTSYKENGIELGDGEGDDRLSFSP; this is encoded by the coding sequence ATGAGCGAACGCGAGGTGCTCGAGTTGCTTCGTGAGAACGCGCGCTACTCCGCGGCGGATATCGCGCGAATGACCGACCTCGAGGAAGCCGAGGTCGAGGCGACCATCGAGGAGCTCGAGGCAGCGGGCGTCGTCCGGGGGTACCAGGCGGTCGTCGACTGGGACAAACTGGAAGACGAACGCGTCCGAGCCGAGGTCGAGTTGAACGTCACGCTCGACCGCGAGACGGGCTACGACGATATCGCGGAGCGCCTCGCACGGTTCCCGCAGGTCAAAGCCCTGCGGCTGATCAGCGGCGATTACGACTTCGATATGGAGGTCGAGGGCGACTCCATCCGCGAGGTCTCGCAGTTCATCAGCGAGAAGGTCGCGCCGGTTCCCGAGATCACCCAGACGGTCACCCACTACGTGATGACCTCCTACAAGGAGAACGGGATCGAACTCGGCGACGGCGAGGGCGACGACCGCCTCTCGTTCTCACCCTGA
- a CDS encoding thioredoxin family protein, with the protein MVLQESESELEAGDAAPAFELEGVDGETYTLESFADDEALLVVFTCNHCPYAQAKFDLLNELAEEYDDVSVVGINSNDAEEYPEDSFEKMREFVDDGNVQYDAYLRDESQTVAREYGAVCTPDPFLFENSAARGTADSRAAEPREDGGEFRLAYHGRLDDAPNPDDEPSRFEIREAIDAVLAGEDIDLEWQPSRGCSIKWKDE; encoded by the coding sequence ATGGTTCTCCAAGAGTCCGAGTCGGAACTCGAGGCCGGCGACGCCGCGCCGGCGTTCGAACTCGAGGGCGTCGACGGCGAGACGTACACGCTCGAGAGCTTCGCCGACGACGAGGCGCTGCTGGTCGTGTTCACGTGTAACCACTGCCCGTACGCGCAGGCGAAGTTCGACCTGCTGAACGAGTTGGCCGAGGAGTACGACGACGTGTCGGTTGTCGGAATCAACTCGAACGACGCCGAGGAGTACCCCGAAGATTCGTTCGAGAAAATGCGGGAGTTCGTCGACGACGGGAACGTCCAGTACGACGCCTACCTCCGGGACGAGAGTCAGACCGTCGCCCGCGAGTACGGCGCTGTCTGTACGCCGGATCCGTTCCTCTTCGAGAACAGCGCGGCGCGTGGCACCGCGGATAGTCGAGCGGCCGAGCCGCGAGAGGACGGCGGGGAGTTCCGACTGGCCTACCACGGCCGACTCGACGATGCCCCCAACCCCGACGACGAGCCGAGCCGGTTCGAGATCCGCGAAGCGATCGACGCCGTCCTGGCCGGCGAAGACATCGACCTCGAGTGGCAGCCCTCCCGTGGCTGTTCGATCAAGTGGAAAGACGAGTAA
- a CDS encoding HpcH/HpaI aldolase/citrate lyase family protein, translating to MSQEPRGNALRETLENDEVALGVLENTYNPAVVELYAALGADFVWIDLEHGGPSPRDAETLESLLRAADGTDTELLVRVPDTDPSLVRKVLDAGVRNVFLPRVGSSEELEAAVRAGRFEYDGEPGRRGMANPRASRWGLTDDYATSEDDSVVVGVTIETASALDDLESILDVPELGFVFIGPLDLSVSLGHPGEVDHPEVEEAVETIRSAAVDAGVPVGGLGFGMDDVNEKARNGYQLLNIGTTTGALQSSVTGWLDDYDGR from the coding sequence ATGAGTCAGGAACCGCGCGGTAACGCGCTCCGCGAGACGCTCGAGAACGACGAGGTCGCGCTGGGCGTCCTCGAGAACACGTACAACCCGGCGGTCGTCGAACTCTACGCGGCCCTCGGCGCGGACTTCGTCTGGATCGACCTCGAGCACGGCGGGCCGAGCCCGCGGGACGCGGAGACGCTGGAATCGCTCCTGCGGGCGGCCGACGGCACCGACACGGAGCTACTGGTGCGCGTGCCCGACACCGATCCGTCGCTGGTTCGGAAGGTGCTGGACGCGGGCGTTCGGAACGTGTTCCTTCCGCGGGTCGGCAGCAGCGAGGAACTCGAGGCCGCAGTCCGAGCGGGCCGGTTCGAGTACGACGGCGAGCCCGGCCGGCGCGGGATGGCGAATCCGCGCGCGAGCCGCTGGGGACTCACCGACGACTACGCGACGAGCGAAGACGATTCCGTCGTCGTCGGCGTCACGATAGAGACCGCGTCGGCGCTCGACGACCTCGAGTCGATCCTCGACGTTCCCGAACTCGGGTTCGTCTTCATCGGCCCGCTGGATCTCTCGGTCTCGCTCGGCCATCCTGGCGAAGTCGACCATCCCGAGGTCGAGGAAGCCGTCGAGACGATTCGGTCGGCGGCCGTCGACGCGGGCGTACCGGTCGGCGGGCTCGGATTCGGGATGGACGATGTCAACGAGAAAGCGCGGAACGGCTACCAGTTGCTGAACATCGGGACGACGACCGGCGCGTTACAGTCCTCGGTCACCGGCTGGCTGGACGACTACGACGGCCGCTAA
- a CDS encoding mechanosensitive ion channel family protein — protein sequence MSRLLSSPFPLRAPLRPEPIPWLQETYLSSFEAQVVATLLVVALLPVGIRGASSVRSIVRRRNGRQLAEASAVLVLAIVVVLSVYTFSVIWQVTYVLRVTLETMLIDRWLAAQQLISAGVVVTAYLAIRFVNRSIDKLAQTNALTKHQSEVAYHVTDIGIVAFAGTVLLTLWGIDLTNIFIGAGAITAVVALTARETLTAMLAGFILLFSRPFAVGDWIEVDETTGIVTDVTIFTTKIQTFGDKHVLVPNDQVTNSPLTNYSKNDQLRIDVDVGVDYTDDLEDARSAIVDAVGDLEEIKNAPNPQVIAKRFDESAVVLECRVWIGDPTMRRKLDAQTAMIEAIMDAFDREGITIPYPQRVHAARDEPGFRVSGPNPEETGIRTVND from the coding sequence ATGTCCCGTCTCCTCTCGAGTCCCTTTCCGCTTCGAGCGCCCCTCCGACCGGAGCCGATCCCGTGGCTGCAAGAGACCTATCTGTCGTCGTTCGAGGCGCAGGTGGTCGCGACCCTGCTGGTCGTCGCGCTGCTCCCCGTCGGGATCAGGGGTGCCTCGTCCGTCCGTTCGATCGTCCGTCGTCGCAACGGCAGGCAACTCGCCGAGGCGAGCGCCGTCCTCGTGCTCGCGATCGTCGTAGTCCTCTCCGTCTACACGTTCAGCGTGATCTGGCAGGTTACCTACGTGCTCAGGGTCACCCTCGAGACGATGCTGATCGACCGGTGGCTCGCTGCCCAGCAACTGATCAGCGCCGGGGTGGTCGTCACCGCCTACCTCGCGATCAGGTTCGTCAACCGATCGATCGACAAGTTGGCCCAGACGAACGCGCTCACCAAACACCAGAGCGAGGTCGCCTATCACGTCACGGATATCGGGATCGTCGCCTTCGCCGGGACCGTCTTGCTCACCCTCTGGGGGATCGACCTGACTAACATCTTCATCGGCGCGGGCGCGATCACGGCGGTCGTCGCCCTGACGGCTCGGGAAACGCTGACGGCCATGCTCGCCGGATTCATCCTGCTGTTCTCGCGGCCGTTCGCCGTCGGCGACTGGATCGAGGTCGACGAGACGACCGGCATCGTCACCGATGTCACCATCTTCACGACCAAGATCCAGACGTTCGGCGACAAGCACGTCCTCGTCCCCAACGATCAGGTCACGAACAGTCCGCTGACGAACTACTCGAAGAACGACCAGCTCCGGATCGACGTCGACGTCGGCGTCGACTACACCGACGACCTCGAGGACGCCAGATCGGCTATCGTCGACGCCGTCGGCGACCTCGAGGAGATCAAGAACGCGCCCAACCCGCAGGTGATCGCGAAGCGGTTCGACGAGTCGGCGGTGGTCCTCGAGTGTCGCGTCTGGATCGGCGATCCGACGATGCGACGCAAGCTCGACGCCCAGACGGCGATGATCGAAGCGATCATGGACGCGTTCGACCGCGAGGGGATCACGATCCCCTACCCCCAACGGGTCCACGCCGCTCGCGACGAGCCCGGGTTTCGGGTGAGCGGCCCGAATCCCGAAGAGACGGGGATCAGGACAGTCAACGACTGA